CGGCGGCTTTCGAGTCCGGGTACGCCTCATCGGCGATCCAAGTCCGAAAACCGTTGTAATTGTCGTATCCGGGAATCATGGTTGGTGACGCACTTACCTCCAGGTCTGCGCCGGCAGATCGTGCCTGGACGGCCTGCGCGGGGAAACTCGGCAACATACATGTCAGCCGGTCCTTGACACCGAGGGCATCCAACGCTGCGCCGCCGCCGACGAGAGCAAAGTCGTCACGGCAGGCTTCGATCATTCTCTGACGAACTTCCATCAACTTCGAATCGCGGACGTTGGCAACAATCCGGCGACCGTTGATGCCGCCGGCATCGTTACACCACGATGTGAAAACCTCTGCGGCGTCGGCAAATTCCGTGTTCTTGTTGAAACCCATGTCGGAGAAGACTCCGACAGAAATTTCCTCCGCGGTCACGCCTTGGGCCGGTGCGCCTTTGACATCGCCAGGCTGACACACGCCTTGAAGGTCGCCGAAGTCGCTGGAGGCGGCCGCAGCGCTGGTTCCGCCATCGTCGGCGCCCTCAGCCGAACTCTCGCTCGAACTTCGGCCACTGCATCCGGTGACGGCTGCCGCTACCGCCACCACGGCGAGGACGGCAGCGAGTGTTCGTTGTGGTTTCACAGGTCTCCTACATTTGGTCAAGGCGGTCAACTGGCGCAGTCGACAGATCATCGTGTATTCCTTGACATGGCACTTGTTTAAGTGAGAGTTCAGCTGCTGAGAGGGAGGATTGATCCGGTGATGAAGCTGGCCTCCTCCGAAAGACATGGAAGCGCGGGACGCAGCGATATCTTCCGGCCGACCGAGCAGCATTGATACTGCGACGAATTCAGACGAAACGGGTCGACAGTGGTGCCCGTGGGTGTTGAAGTTCTTTGGCGGCACATACCGCAGTAAATCGCGACGTGCCAGGTGGCTTTGTGTCATCGCTGTCGGTACCGGGCCCGCACGGAGTGGAGTGCACAACCCGGTACCGAAATGTACAGCGGACTGTCACTGCTACTTGAGGTTGCTACCTGCATCGATGGTGAGAGGAAGTCCTGTGACGTAACGGGATTCGTCAGAGGACAAGAACAGCACGGCATTGCTGACGTCCTCGGGCTCCACCCAGCCGATCGGCAGTACGTGCATGAACTGCGCGGCGGCCTTCAGATCCTCCGGTCCGGGGCTCTCGAGGTCGGGGCGGAACATCTTCATCGTTCCCTCATTCATGAACATCGGTGTATTCACGTTTGTGGGATGAATGGAGTTGACCCGGATGAAGTGCTCTCCCAGTTCGACTGCGAACGTACGCATCAGCCCGACCACGCCGTGTTTCGCGGCGATGTACGGACCCATGTGGGCGTATCCCTTCAGGCCCCCCATCGAACTCGTCAAGATGATCGACCCGCCGCGACCGCCCTCGATCAAGTGCGGAATACCGGCCTTCACCGACTTCCACACGCCGGAGAGGTTGATGTCCATCATCTCTTGCCAGTCCAGTTCACTGGTCTGATCGAGCGTAGGGCCACCGGTTCCGATCCCGGCGTTGGCAACGATGACGTCGAGACGGCCCAATTGCTCGACGCCGCTGTCCACCGCAGCCTTGAGTGCGTCGAAATCGCGGACGTCGACCTCCGCCGTCACGATGCGACGGTTGAGCCCCTTTATCAGGTCTGCGGTTTCGGCCAGATCGGCCGGCTCAGACGGGGCTATCTGGGCGTTCGGTCTGATCGGTCCGCAGATATCGATGGCGATGATGTCTGCACCTTCTTGTGCCAGTCGCACCGCATGACTGCGTCCCTGACCACGTGCCGCGCCGGTGACGAACGCAACCTTGCCTTCTACTCTGCCTGCCATGAAATTGCCTCTCTCGGTGGGTACATCGAGTAATCGCCCGATGCTGGTATGCGACGAATTACGGCTGTCGGATAGCGGTGAACTCGATATTGAGTTCCATAAGTCCGCGCAGCAGGAAGGTGGGTTCGTATACGTACCGGCGGTTGCCGGCTGGGCCATGTGCGCGTTCACTGATGGTGATGTCACTCATCCGGTCGAGCAGACGGTTCAAGGTGACGTAGGCCTCCACACGGGCGAGCGGTGCACCGGCACAGGTGTGCAGCCCCCGACCGAACGCGATATGGTCGTGCGCGTTCTTCCGGTCGAGCCGAAACTCATTCGGATTCTCGAACTTTCGCGGATCACGGTTGGCGGCAGCGAGACCCAGCATCACGACCGTTCCGGCGGGGATGTCAAGATCGCCGATTCTGGTGGACTTGCGGGCGAGGCGGAAGTCCACCTTCGTCGGACTGTCGAAACGCAGTGATTCCTCCATGAATGGACGGATCAGGCTGCGATCCTCGCGCAGAGTCTGCTGGAGTTCCGGACGTTCGGCGAGTACTCGCAACGCCGAACTGAGCAGCTTCGTCACAGTCTCCTGACCGGCAGCGAACAGGAACGTTGCAGGCCGCACGATTTCCAGAATTTCAGGTGTTGAGCCGTCCGGATACTTGGCCGACGCCAGACCGCTGAGAATGTCGTTGCGCGGTTCGCGACGCCTTTCGGTGACGTAACCACTGAAGCGCTCCTCCAGGTATTCCAGCGGGTTGATCCCGACAGGATCATGGTTGAGCGCCCCGACCTTGTTACCGGCCGGCTTGCCTGCGCCCAGCATCCGGCGAAACTCTGCCCGATCTTCCGTCGGAACGCCAAGCAAATCCGTAATCGCGAGCGTGGCAAAAGGTTTAGCGTACTCACCGAGAAACTCACAGTCCCCGTTATCGATGAATTCGTCGAGCTGAGTATCTGCCAGGTCCCACAGGTATTGTTCGTTCTCCTGCAGACGCTTTGGGGTGAGGAGCCGTCCCAGCAGCGATCGAGCTCTCGTGTGCTCAGGTGGATCCATCACAACTATGTGCTCGAAGATCGGGAAATGGTGCCGGTGCGCTTCA
The nucleotide sequence above comes from Rhodococcus sp. KBS0724. Encoded proteins:
- a CDS encoding mycofactocin-coupled SDR family oxidoreductase, whose translation is MAGRVEGKVAFVTGAARGQGRSHAVRLAQEGADIIAIDICGPIRPNAQIAPSEPADLAETADLIKGLNRRIVTAEVDVRDFDALKAAVDSGVEQLGRLDVIVANAGIGTGGPTLDQTSELDWQEMMDINLSGVWKSVKAGIPHLIEGGRGGSIILTSSMGGLKGYAHMGPYIAAKHGVVGLMRTFAVELGEHFIRVNSIHPTNVNTPMFMNEGTMKMFRPDLESPGPEDLKAAAQFMHVLPIGWVEPEDVSNAVLFLSSDESRYVTGLPLTIDAGSNLK
- a CDS encoding cytochrome P450, giving the protein MTDLASVDYFSDGEIAQNPFEYFDYLRGQNPVFREPHYGVVAVTGHQEVIEGFKNTDALSAINAIGGPFPPLPFEPEGDDITAQIEAHRHHFPIFEHIVVMDPPEHTRARSLLGRLLTPKRLQENEQYLWDLADTQLDEFIDNGDCEFLGEYAKPFATLAITDLLGVPTEDRAEFRRMLGAGKPAGNKVGALNHDPVGINPLEYLEERFSGYVTERRREPRNDILSGLASAKYPDGSTPEILEIVRPATFLFAAGQETVTKLLSSALRVLAERPELQQTLREDRSLIRPFMEESLRFDSPTKVDFRLARKSTRIGDLDIPAGTVVMLGLAAANRDPRKFENPNEFRLDRKNAHDHIAFGRGLHTCAGAPLARVEAYVTLNRLLDRMSDITISERAHGPAGNRRYVYEPTFLLRGLMELNIEFTAIRQP